The genomic segment CGCCGATGACGGCGAAGGACCGGTCGCGGTTCCTGTCGCGGTTGGACGAAGCCGTGAACGCCGTCCGCCGGGCACACCCGCCGTCCGCGTGACGGGGCGGAACGATTTTCGTGTAACGCGGGCGGTGGGGCACGCTCTAACTCTGCGGCGGTGCATCTCCCGCGAGTCGCGATGCGAATAATGCTCCGTCCGGAGGGTTCGACGTGAAAACGATGCTGCTACTGCTTGTCGTGTTTGTCGGCGTCCTCGCCCTCATCCTCCTCCTCATGAACCGCGAGGGCTTCACCGTGCCGGATCAGTTCCCTGTTTTGGATTCCTCCGAAGCCATTGCGGCCCCCGAGGTTGCGGCCGGCGAGGTGGAACTCGCCACCTTCGGGTCCGGCTGCTTCTGGTGTACCGAGGCCGTGTTCCAACAAATCAAGGGCGTGCGAAAAGTCGAATCGGGCTATAGCGGCGGTTCGGTACCGTCCCCGAGTTACGAGCAGGTGTGCCGCGGCACCACCGGGCACGCTGAAGTGGTGCAGGTGACGTTCGATCCGAAGGTCATTTCGTACCCCGAACTGCTGGAAGTGTTTTGGCGGTCGCACGATCCGACCACGAAGGACCGGCAGGGGAACGACTCCGGCCCGCAGTACCGGTCGGTGATCTTTTACCACTCCGACGGGCAGAAGCAGCTCGCCGAGAGGTACAAGCAGAAGATCGACGCGGCCGGCGTGTTCCGTGCCCCGGTGGTAACCGAGATCGAGCCGTTCACTGCGTTTTACCCCGCGACCGCGGACCACCAGAACTACTACGCGACCAACCCGCGGCAGGGCTATTGTCGGGTCGTGATCGCTCCCAAGGTCGAGAAGCTCCGTAAGGTGTTTCAGGACAAGCTGAAGCCGGAGTAACCGGTGCGGCCCGTGTCCGCACACTTCGACCGAACACGAGGGGCGGCTGTCCCGTAATACCGGTGTCTGCTAGAACGGCAGAAGTCCATACACCGGTCCGGGGTTACGCAAGTCATGGCCGAACCGACCCAATCGCCGTCGCTTCCGTCCACCGCCGATGCAACCCCGTATGTCCCGGTTTCGTGGGCCGCGGCCGCGGCCGCCGGCGTCTCGGTCGTGTTTCTCCTCACGCTGCTCGTGTTCGGGTACTTCGCGTACTCCAACAAGAAACCGCTCCTGATGGAGGAACTGCTCGTCCTGCCGGCGGTCGGCATCGTCCTCAGTTTCGCCGCCCGCCGCATGATTCGCAACTCGGAGGGGACGCGGACGGGGTTGCTCTACGGGGTCGATCTGGTGAACGGGGCGTGGTGGGCGTCTCTGGTCGTCGGCCTGTGCTACGTCGCGTACCTGTTCGCCATCGACTTCGCCATCCGGCGCGACGCCCGCACCGAGGTCGACAAGTGGATGGCCGACGTTACCGCCGGGGACGTTGATGGCTCGACTGCGGCGTTCTGGCGCATGATAGACCCCCGCCAGCGGCAGAGCGTGTCGAAGACCGACCGGTTCGGGATTCGGGGGCTGCCGGGAGGGCGCGACGGGCTCGTCGCGTTCGACAACTGTGATCTTATGCGGCTGGCGCAGCGGAACCGCGGCGAGTTCCAGTACGCCACCGTCGGGGTGGTGTGGACGTACAAGCCGGGGGTGATCGACGCGCAGATCACCGGCACGGTGACGTGCCCCGAG from the Frigoriglobus tundricola genome contains:
- the msrA gene encoding peptide-methionine (S)-S-oxide reductase MsrA, coding for MKTMLLLLVVFVGVLALILLLMNREGFTVPDQFPVLDSSEAIAAPEVAAGEVELATFGSGCFWCTEAVFQQIKGVRKVESGYSGGSVPSPSYEQVCRGTTGHAEVVQVTFDPKVISYPELLEVFWRSHDPTTKDRQGNDSGPQYRSVIFYHSDGQKQLAERYKQKIDAAGVFRAPVVTEIEPFTAFYPATADHQNYYATNPRQGYCRVVIAPKVEKLRKVFQDKLKPE